One stretch of Callospermophilus lateralis isolate mCalLat2 chromosome 11, mCalLat2.hap1, whole genome shotgun sequence DNA includes these proteins:
- the Krt23 gene encoding keratin, type I cytoskeletal 23, producing MNSSRSFSQTPSAVLHGPRGARTRPGSFPQAPSVHGGAGGAHISLSFATPSCLPPGRSWGSGKGGSLLSGNGKETMQNLNDRLASYLDKVRALEEANMKLESRILQWHQQRDPDSQQDYSQYEENISHLQEQIVDGKMTNAQMVVLIDNARMAVDDFSLKYENEHSFKKDLEIEVEGLRKTLDDLTIVTTDLEQEVEGMRKELILMKKHHEQELRDHHVPNDFNVNVKVNTTPGEDLIKVLEDMRQEYELIIKKKHQDLDTWFKEQSTALSQETASPAAVQGSPSDIHELKRTFQALEIDLQTQHNRKSALENMLSETQSRYSCQLQDMQQIISHYEQELMQLRHDLERQNSEHKVLLGIKTHLEKEIATYRQLLDGESNGMMEESKSSMKASTAPKIKAITQESINGRIVLSQVNEIQKHE from the exons ATGAACTCCAGCCGCAGCTTTAGCCAAACCCCTTCAGCCGTTCTCCATGGCCCCAGAGGTGCCAGGACCCGGCCTGGGAGCTTCCCCCAGGCCCCCAGCGTGCACGGTGGCGCGGGGGGTGCCCACATCTCCCTTTCCTTCGCCACACCAAGCTGCCTGCCTCCTGGAAGGTCTTGGGGGTCTGGCAAAGGTGGGTCCCTCCTAAGTGGAAATGGGAAAGAGACCATGCAGAACCTCAATGACCGCCTAGCCTCCTACCTGGACAAGGTGCGCGCCCTGGAGGAGGCCAACATGAAGCTGGAGAGTCGCATCCTGCAGTGGCATCAGCAGAGAGACCCTGACAGTCAGCAGGATTACTCCCAATACGAGGAAAACATCAGCCACCTGCAGGAACAG ATAGTGGACGGCAAGATGACCAATGCTCAGATGGTTGTTCTTATCGACAATGCCAGAATGGCAGTGGATGACTTCAGCCTCAA GTATGAAAATGAACACTCCTTTAAGAAAGACTTGGAAATTGAAGTCGAGGGCCTCCGAAAGACCTTGGATGATCTGACCATTGTCACAACAGACCTGGAACAGGAGGTGGAGGGAATGAGGAAAGAGCTCATCCTCATGAAGAAGCACCATGAACAG GAACTGAGGGATCATCATGTGCCAAATGACTTCAATGTCAATGTGAAGGTGAATACAACTCCGGGAGAAGATCTCATCAAGGTCTTGGAGGATATGAGGCAGGAATATGAGCTTATAATAAAGAAGAAGCATCAAGACTTGGATACTTGGTTTAAAGAGCAG TCAACGGCCCTATCCCAAGAGACAGCCAGTCCGGCTGCTGTGCAGGGCAGCCCAAGTGACATCCACGAGCTGAAGCGCACTTTCCAGGCCCTAGAGATTGACCTGCAGACACAGCACAACAGG AAATCTGCTTTGGAAAACATGTTGTCGGAGACCCAGTCTCGGTACTCCTGCCAGCTCCAGGACATGCAGCAGATCATCTCCCACTATGAGCAGGAGCTGATGCAGCTACGCCACGACCTCGAGCGTCAGAACAGTGAACACAAGGTGCTCCTGGGCATCAAAACCCACCTGGAGAAGGAGATTGCCACCTACCGCCAGCTCCTGGATGGAGAGAGCAACGG AATGATGGAAGAATCGAAATCCAGCATGAAAG CATCTACAGCTCCAAAGATCAAGGCCATCACCCAGGAGAGCATCAATGGAAGAATAGTTCTTTCTCAAGTGAATGAGATCCAAAAGCATGAGTGA